The Pigmentiphaga aceris DNA segment GACGTAAGTGAGTTCCGCCACACCGATCGCCATCGCCAGGCTGGTGTTCTTGAAAATGAGCACGGTGTGGTTGACCATCGTCGGCAAGGCAATGCGCGCGGCCTGCGGCAGAATCACCAGTCGCGCGGCGTTCAGATAGCTCAGACCCAGCGCCCGTGAGGCCTCGTACTGCGCACGCGGAATGGCGCGCAAGCCACCCCGCAAATCCTCAGACAGATAGGCAGCCATGCACAGCCCCACGGCAATGACGGCGAACATGAATTCACCCCCGACCGCGTTGGCCCACATCTGCACACTTTCTGGCAACAGGCTGGGGATGCCGAAGTACCACAGGAAAATCTGCACCAGCATCGGCACGTTCTGGTGGTACTCGACATAGGCAGCAACCG contains these protein-coding regions:
- a CDS encoding amino acid ABC transporter permease: MKLDLDFSVLARGDYPQWIVQGVITMLELTALAWLLAAVLGTVLALLRMTDSRLCKMAVAAYVEYHQNVPMLVQIFLWYFGIPSLLPESVQMWANAVGGEFMFAVIAVGLCMAAYLSEDLRGGLRAIPRAQYEASRALGLSYLNAARLVILPQAARIALPTMVNHTVLIFKNTSLAMAIGVAELTYVTREIESQSFRTIEVYLLSTVIYLAVSLLIMAGGAALEQRYRIRTR